One part of the Granulicella arctica genome encodes these proteins:
- a CDS encoding TonB-dependent receptor has protein sequence MKKLLGLGVLTLATAVFSYGQAISVNGGSIAGTITDSTGAVLPNAAVVIKSTDTGYIKSLTSDSAGFYSVGPLNPGSYTVTVTDSGFQTLQVKTVVRTGTVTTGSFKLTIGQSSETIEVSAGALQVNTEQIGVSGVIDREQIDSLPVNGRNIMDYAQLQPGVIMQAGQSFDPTKAGYSAISVSGVGGRTTRILLDGQDITDETVGTTIFNVPAGVVQEFQLNRSTQDVSGEVTSTGQVLVSTQSGTNGYHGNGFYNFQDARAGAADVGGLQAPFQRNQFGGYFGGPIIKDKLFFFGGLERIKQSEEDVALGASPAFSSILSAFPFVPAPFHDTFSMGRLDYNGPRGIHLFVRGAYSVNSDFATFGANPYSVYENRDNVPAIVGGADFTSGRFTHSFRGGYEKFHNLLQDGTAALGNSIYNPSTSAANQITLIGSISAGPNDLAPQGTYQTDKQFRYDGTWTKGAHSIKFGFDMNRLASGGFADFYGPSLVTALSATPGNLVGADASNPLDYVAQFYLIGNGNGLFSERPGFGLSGGLSPSWRFGAYVADTWKVSTFLTLTGGLRWSVDTDRANQDLATPLCSTVDPSLQFAGCTGNTPLFDQYQAGLGVRTHQPYANFGPQAGFNFSPGDHKMSLRGGIGIFYESSVFNNTGNSRTESVNADFPSFNYAQANAGGTSINLPGYGVVTAAPDGTPVSTILNEAIGQAAPEINAIKAEYQLAVKGVAGPNPSYIGTGSGLYANNLYAGPYKSPYSIQFNGGIQRELSKGLVFSADYVHNATLKVPLTQDVNHNGAARTLNVAAAQNAIAATLAACGVTSVAVAVGPYGCPGLHPAGPGTAVGSATIQDFAGKGLDSGAVYLQGASASAFGLTPNTGAAFAGINPNVGSGKFILPIGRSGYDALQMVLQQQKAHPAPGIVSSNFQISYSLSRSVGSNAGTTNPADQFFAGAPSWDNDDPNRYIGRSPLDHTNELSFGGSLAVKYGVNVAMIGHFFSAPAASLILDATSGPTAQIFQTDVNGDGNTVGPLVPGTGPGYYEHQVKGASLNTVINRYNSTFAGAPTPAGQALIAAGLFTQQQLSAAGGVQQAIASAPSNPLNNAALRTFDLSANYPIHFSRFREGLSLVPGIAVYNIFNMSNFGSIPGINGVAAGTLLNVADAGQPGYYNGPSDQATLNQARTVRNSGTFDQGGPRTTEFQLKLNF, from the coding sequence ATGAAGAAGTTATTGGGACTTGGAGTGCTGACACTTGCAACCGCAGTGTTTAGCTACGGGCAGGCGATCTCGGTTAACGGCGGATCGATTGCTGGTACGATCACGGATTCAACCGGAGCTGTTCTTCCAAACGCGGCTGTAGTGATCAAAAGTACAGATACGGGCTATATCAAATCTCTGACGAGCGATTCAGCCGGTTTCTATAGCGTCGGGCCTCTGAACCCTGGCAGCTATACGGTTACGGTGACCGACTCCGGATTCCAGACTTTGCAGGTGAAGACGGTTGTGCGAACCGGTACGGTTACAACCGGTAGCTTCAAGCTGACGATCGGCCAATCCTCGGAGACGATCGAGGTGAGTGCAGGAGCGTTGCAGGTCAATACTGAGCAGATTGGCGTCTCGGGTGTCATTGACCGCGAGCAGATCGACTCGCTTCCGGTCAACGGTCGCAATATTATGGACTATGCGCAGCTCCAGCCTGGAGTGATCATGCAGGCTGGCCAGTCGTTCGATCCTACCAAGGCGGGTTACTCAGCTATTTCGGTGAGTGGTGTCGGTGGACGTACGACGCGCATCCTTCTGGATGGGCAGGACATTACCGATGAGACTGTCGGTACGACGATCTTCAATGTTCCGGCTGGTGTCGTGCAGGAGTTCCAGCTCAATCGCTCGACGCAGGACGTGTCGGGTGAGGTGACGTCGACGGGGCAGGTGCTTGTTTCGACTCAGTCGGGTACTAATGGCTATCATGGCAATGGGTTCTACAACTTCCAGGATGCCCGCGCGGGTGCTGCGGATGTAGGTGGGTTACAGGCACCTTTCCAACGCAACCAGTTTGGCGGTTACTTCGGGGGCCCGATCATCAAGGACAAGCTCTTCTTCTTCGGCGGACTCGAGCGGATCAAGCAGTCGGAAGAAGATGTTGCGCTTGGCGCGAGCCCCGCGTTCTCGTCGATTCTCTCGGCGTTTCCATTCGTTCCTGCACCGTTCCACGATACCTTCAGCATGGGGCGTCTGGACTACAACGGTCCCAGAGGAATCCATCTTTTCGTACGCGGTGCCTATAGCGTCAATTCCGACTTCGCAACCTTCGGTGCAAATCCTTATTCGGTTTATGAGAACAGGGACAACGTTCCGGCAATCGTTGGCGGAGCCGACTTCACCAGCGGCAGGTTTACGCACTCGTTCCGTGGCGGCTATGAGAAGTTCCATAACCTTCTCCAGGATGGAACCGCTGCATTGGGGAACTCGATCTACAATCCGTCCACAAGTGCCGCAAACCAGATCACGCTAATTGGCAGCATCAGTGCCGGACCCAACGACCTTGCGCCGCAGGGGACATACCAGACTGACAAGCAGTTCCGTTATGACGGTACCTGGACCAAGGGGGCTCACTCGATCAAGTTCGGTTTTGATATGAACCGTCTGGCCAGCGGAGGGTTTGCCGATTTCTATGGACCCTCTCTCGTTACAGCGCTAAGCGCTACTCCTGGCAATCTGGTTGGGGCGGACGCATCGAATCCACTTGACTATGTTGCGCAGTTTTATCTCATCGGTAACGGAAATGGCCTCTTCTCAGAGCGCCCTGGCTTTGGTCTGTCCGGCGGTCTCTCTCCGAGTTGGCGGTTTGGAGCTTATGTCGCCGATACCTGGAAGGTAAGCACGTTCCTCACGCTTACTGGCGGTCTACGCTGGAGCGTCGATACGGACCGTGCCAACCAAGATCTGGCTACCCCGCTCTGCTCGACGGTTGATCCCTCTCTACAGTTTGCCGGATGCACGGGAAATACCCCGTTGTTCGATCAATATCAGGCTGGTCTAGGCGTTAGGACGCATCAGCCCTATGCCAACTTCGGACCTCAGGCGGGATTCAACTTCAGCCCTGGTGACCATAAGATGTCTCTGCGTGGAGGCATCGGTATCTTCTATGAGAGCAGCGTATTCAACAACACTGGGAATTCGCGCACTGAGTCCGTCAATGCCGATTTCCCGTCCTTCAACTATGCTCAGGCAAATGCCGGAGGAACGAGCATTAACCTGCCAGGCTATGGGGTAGTGACTGCGGCGCCGGACGGAACGCCTGTCTCCACTATCCTCAATGAAGCGATCGGTCAAGCTGCACCAGAGATCAATGCCATCAAGGCTGAGTATCAGTTGGCAGTGAAGGGTGTTGCAGGACCCAATCCCTCTTACATTGGTACTGGAAGTGGCCTCTACGCGAATAATCTCTATGCAGGTCCGTACAAGAGCCCATACTCGATTCAGTTCAACGGCGGAATTCAGCGTGAACTTTCCAAGGGACTGGTCTTTAGCGCCGATTACGTCCACAATGCGACGCTCAAGGTTCCGCTCACCCAGGATGTCAACCACAACGGCGCGGCGCGGACTTTAAATGTTGCCGCGGCGCAGAATGCTATTGCAGCGACTTTAGCTGCTTGTGGAGTAACTTCAGTGGCAGTTGCGGTCGGTCCTTATGGTTGCCCCGGTCTCCATCCGGCTGGACCGGGCACGGCGGTTGGTTCGGCGACGATCCAAGACTTCGCAGGTAAGGGTCTGGATTCGGGCGCTGTATACCTTCAAGGAGCCTCAGCCTCTGCCTTCGGTCTGACGCCGAATACGGGTGCTGCATTTGCAGGCATCAATCCCAACGTTGGTTCGGGTAAGTTCATCCTTCCTATTGGACGCTCCGGGTATGACGCACTCCAGATGGTTCTTCAGCAGCAGAAGGCACACCCTGCTCCCGGCATCGTGAGCAGCAACTTCCAGATCTCTTACTCGCTGTCGCGCAGCGTTGGCTCTAACGCAGGCACAACTAATCCCGCCGATCAGTTTTTCGCTGGGGCTCCTTCCTGGGATAATGATGATCCGAATCGCTATATCGGCCGCAGCCCTCTCGACCACACGAACGAGTTGAGCTTTGGCGGAAGTCTTGCCGTCAAGTACGGCGTAAATGTCGCGATGATTGGGCACTTCTTCTCCGCACCCGCGGCCTCTCTCATTCTCGATGCTACCTCCGGCCCGACAGCACAGATCTTTCAGACGGATGTGAACGGGGACGGTAATACTGTGGGTCCACTCGTCCCGGGAACGGGTCCTGGCTACTATGAGCATCAAGTCAAGGGTGCGAGCCTCAATACAGTGATCAACAGATACAACTCCACGTTCGCCGGTGCGCCCACGCCAGCGGGTCAGGCATTGATCGCAGCCGGTCTCTTCACCCAACAACAGCTCTCTGCGGCGGGAGGAGTTCAGCAGGCGATTGCTTCTGCTCCCAGCAATCCACTGAACAATGCGGCTCTTCGTACCTTCGACCTGAGTGCTAACTACCCGATCCACTTCAGCCGCTTCCGTGAGGGCCTGAGCCTGGTTCCGGGGATCGCAGTCTATAACATCTTCAACATGAGTAACTTTGGCTCTATTCCGGGCATTAATGGAGTTGCAGCAGGAACCCTGCTGAACGTTGCGGATGCCGGCCAGCCTGGATACTATAATGGCCCTAGCGATCAGGCTACGCTCAACCAGGCTAGGACGGTGCGCAACTCGGGTACGTTCGATCAAGGTGGTCCGCGTACGACTGAGTTCCAGTTGAAGCTCAACTTCTAA
- a CDS encoding TonB-dependent receptor, with the protein MKQVQLKAVLEAKQRARVNGNGGFSGSRFTGSKGWLAVGTLAAAAIGSAVPAIAAASVVAKDGGVSGQTISPEANLPVRRFSIAAGGLEEALKSYEVTSGLKIKLTVPVGTLAGFETKGVSGLLASGEALGKLLEGTGLSYRLDGESTLVVGLQASADVSVTAQQAMPLTRFTESLTETPQSITVVPQFVLQEQGVSTLRDSLRNVPGISLAAGEGGAQGDNLTIRGFTARNDIFLDGIRDFGSYYRDSFNYEQVEALEGPAGIEFGRGSTGGVINQESKVPEQRKFITGGVELGTDLTRRVTVDVNQPLGKIASGPMAGGGAAFRLNVMGDEANIAGRDVVENKRFGVAPSLSVGMGSPTRATLSYVHLGENDIPDYGIPWLLNKPAAAARSSYYGFRHGNFLNTHDDIVTLKVEHDMDEHVSLRSLSRFANYPRNAQITEPQVCSNGAISTAAATYGQLLAPTSSLNSAQLCQYNGATDPSTILVNRNQITVKSHESDLWQQDEAVLHFKLFGVGQSMVLGMEGGRETSNPTRFTFTGVPSATLINPNEDLAFAGTGTVSTITHLASDSGGVYFIDTMKLGRYIDLSGGVRYDYFYTQQRQYTASTGVNLFLHRVDKQPSYRAAFVVKPNEHGSVYFDYGTSFNPSAEALSLSVSTAVLPPEENETYEVGTKWDMLHERLTVAGALFHTVKDNAKETSPANSTITVLAGNQLVKGAQMSVTGRLGRDFDVIGGYAYLDSKVIASMYFPNAIGAPLANVPKQTFNAWLTHGLGLRIQGGLGGNYVASRTASSTIPYVATAWVGTTPANAVVTATALKQVPGYWAFNGVIRRPLGERFEAQVNVNNILNRYFIDEPHPSHLVPGAGRSALFGVNYKF; encoded by the coding sequence ATGAAGCAGGTGCAGTTGAAGGCGGTTCTTGAGGCGAAGCAGCGGGCGCGGGTGAACGGTAACGGTGGGTTTTCTGGTTCTAGATTTACTGGTTCTAAGGGGTGGTTGGCGGTGGGGACGCTGGCGGCGGCGGCGATTGGGAGTGCTGTGCCGGCGATCGCGGCTGCGAGTGTGGTTGCGAAGGATGGTGGGGTGAGTGGGCAGACGATCTCTCCAGAGGCGAATCTGCCGGTGCGTCGGTTCAGCATTGCGGCGGGTGGGCTTGAGGAGGCGCTGAAGTCGTATGAGGTGACGTCGGGGCTGAAGATCAAGCTGACGGTTCCGGTGGGGACGCTGGCGGGGTTTGAGACGAAGGGGGTGTCGGGGCTGCTGGCTTCGGGTGAGGCGCTGGGCAAGCTGCTGGAGGGAACGGGGCTGAGCTACCGGCTGGATGGGGAGTCGACGCTGGTGGTGGGGTTGCAGGCGTCGGCGGATGTGTCGGTGACGGCGCAGCAGGCGATGCCGTTGACGCGGTTTACGGAGTCGCTGACGGAGACGCCGCAGTCGATTACGGTGGTGCCGCAGTTTGTGTTGCAAGAGCAGGGGGTGTCGACGCTGCGGGACTCGCTGCGGAACGTGCCGGGGATCAGCCTGGCGGCGGGTGAGGGTGGAGCGCAGGGCGATAACCTGACGATCCGCGGATTTACGGCGCGGAACGATATTTTTCTGGATGGGATTCGGGATTTTGGAAGCTACTACCGGGATTCGTTCAACTATGAGCAGGTGGAGGCGCTGGAGGGTCCGGCCGGCATCGAGTTCGGACGCGGATCGACGGGTGGCGTGATCAACCAGGAGAGCAAGGTTCCGGAGCAACGGAAGTTCATTACGGGCGGCGTGGAGCTGGGAACGGACCTGACGCGACGGGTGACGGTGGATGTGAACCAGCCGCTGGGCAAGATTGCGAGCGGCCCGATGGCGGGCGGCGGGGCGGCGTTCCGGCTGAATGTGATGGGCGACGAGGCGAACATCGCGGGGCGGGATGTGGTGGAGAACAAGCGGTTCGGCGTAGCTCCATCGCTAAGTGTAGGGATGGGGTCGCCGACGCGGGCGACGCTGAGCTATGTGCATCTGGGCGAGAACGATATTCCGGACTATGGGATTCCGTGGTTGCTGAACAAGCCTGCGGCGGCGGCGCGCAGCTCGTACTACGGGTTCCGGCATGGGAATTTTCTGAATACGCATGACGACATCGTGACGCTGAAGGTGGAGCATGACATGGATGAGCATGTGAGCCTGCGGAGTTTGTCGCGGTTTGCGAACTATCCGCGGAATGCGCAGATCACGGAGCCGCAGGTGTGCTCGAATGGGGCGATCTCGACGGCTGCGGCGACGTATGGGCAGTTGCTGGCGCCGACGTCGTCGCTGAACTCGGCGCAGCTTTGCCAGTACAACGGGGCTACCGATCCGAGCACGATTCTGGTGAACCGGAACCAGATTACGGTGAAGAGCCACGAGAGTGATCTGTGGCAGCAGGATGAGGCGGTGCTGCACTTCAAGCTCTTTGGGGTGGGGCAGTCAATGGTGCTAGGGATGGAGGGTGGACGTGAGACTTCAAACCCGACGCGCTTCACGTTTACGGGTGTTCCGTCGGCTACGCTGATTAATCCGAATGAGGATCTGGCGTTTGCGGGCACGGGGACGGTAAGCACGATTACGCATCTGGCGTCGGATAGCGGCGGTGTCTACTTTATCGACACGATGAAGCTGGGGCGGTATATCGACCTGAGCGGTGGCGTGCGGTATGACTACTTCTACACGCAGCAGCGGCAGTACACGGCGAGCACGGGAGTGAACTTGTTCCTGCACCGCGTGGACAAGCAGCCGTCGTACCGGGCGGCGTTTGTGGTGAAGCCGAATGAGCATGGCAGCGTTTACTTCGACTATGGGACGAGCTTTAATCCGTCGGCAGAGGCGCTGTCGCTGTCGGTGTCGACGGCGGTGTTGCCGCCGGAGGAGAACGAGACGTATGAGGTGGGTACGAAGTGGGACATGCTGCATGAGCGGCTGACGGTGGCGGGGGCGCTGTTCCACACGGTGAAGGACAATGCGAAGGAGACGTCTCCGGCGAACTCGACGATTACGGTGCTGGCGGGTAATCAGTTGGTGAAGGGCGCGCAGATGTCGGTGACGGGGCGGCTGGGACGCGACTTCGATGTGATCGGAGGGTATGCGTATCTGGACAGCAAGGTGATCGCGTCGATGTACTTCCCGAATGCGATTGGGGCTCCGCTGGCGAATGTGCCGAAGCAGACGTTCAACGCGTGGCTGACGCATGGGCTGGGGCTGCGGATTCAGGGCGGCCTGGGCGGGAACTATGTGGCGTCGCGAACGGCTAGCTCGACGATTCCGTATGTGGCGACGGCGTGGGTGGGGACGACTCCCGCGAACGCGGTGGTGACGGCTACGGCGTTGAAGCAGGTGCCGGGGTACTGGGCGTTCAATGGCGTGATCCGGCGGCCGTTGGGCGAGCGGTTTGAGGCTCAGGTGAATGTGAACAATATTCTGAACCGGTACTTTATTGATGAGCCGCATCCGAGCCATTTGGTTCCGGGGGCTGGGCGGAGTGCCTTGTTTGGGGTGAACTATAAGTTCTAA
- a CDS encoding Fe2+-dependent dioxygenase → MLITVADVLTVEQVARARQMLDAAEWVDGRVTAGHQSARTKDNVQLPESHPVARELGEMILTALAKSPLFVSAALPLKVFPPLFNRYSGGQSFGTHVDNAIRQDPRTGGRIRTDLSATLFLSGPEEYDGGELAVEDTYGVHSVKLPAGSMVLYPATSLHHVTPVTRGARVSSFFWLQSMIRSDGDRTLLFDMDQAIQRVERESPGSAAAVQLTGVYHNLLRRWAEM, encoded by the coding sequence ATGTTGATTACGGTTGCGGATGTGTTGACGGTGGAGCAGGTGGCTCGGGCGCGGCAGATGTTGGATGCGGCGGAGTGGGTGGACGGGCGGGTGACGGCGGGGCATCAGTCGGCGCGGACGAAGGACAATGTGCAGTTGCCGGAGAGCCATCCGGTGGCGCGGGAGCTGGGGGAGATGATTCTGACGGCTCTGGCGAAGAGCCCGCTGTTTGTGTCGGCGGCGCTGCCGTTGAAGGTGTTTCCGCCGCTGTTCAACCGGTACTCGGGTGGGCAGTCGTTTGGGACGCATGTGGATAATGCAATTCGGCAGGACCCGCGGACGGGTGGACGGATTCGGACGGATCTTTCGGCGACGCTGTTTCTGTCGGGGCCGGAGGAGTATGACGGCGGCGAGCTTGCGGTGGAGGATACGTACGGCGTGCACTCGGTGAAGCTGCCGGCAGGGAGCATGGTGCTGTATCCGGCGACGAGCCTGCACCATGTGACGCCGGTGACGCGGGGGGCACGGGTGTCGAGCTTCTTCTGGCTACAGAGCATGATTCGGAGCGATGGGGATCGGACGCTGCTGTTCGATATGGACCAGGCGATCCAGCGGGTGGAGCGGGAGTCGCCGGGGAGTGCGGCGGCGGTGCAGTTGACGGGGGTGTATCACAATCTGCTGCGGCGATGGGCGGAGATGTAG
- a CDS encoding dioxygenase: protein MTRTSRRSFLSTAVAATASLPLSRYALATTAMPASACTLISEQEVGPFYIPNELLRSEIAEDRPGIPLSLHIILQDVRTCRPIPNTAIDLWHCDASGIYSGYTKTSLGPPPGDPEGSPNDPSHSHPPGPPPEFGKHGGGPPATHPTDKLTFCRGIQLTGPDGAVSFQTIVPGFYQGRTNHIHFKVRLGGHTATHTYAAGHTSHIGQIFFPEELLLPLMAQQPYVSHHIHRVTPSEDGIFTGQHGNSSIAHFAPAASPAHYLAEITIAVDPTATPKPVDRRPDPQGPGHDPGPE, encoded by the coding sequence TTGACTCGCACATCCCGCCGTAGCTTTCTCTCGACCGCAGTCGCCGCCACAGCGAGCCTTCCGCTCAGCCGCTACGCCCTGGCCACCACAGCCATGCCCGCCTCGGCCTGCACCCTCATCTCCGAGCAGGAGGTCGGCCCGTTCTACATCCCCAACGAACTCCTCCGCTCCGAGATCGCCGAAGATCGCCCCGGCATCCCACTCTCCCTCCACATCATCCTTCAGGACGTCCGAACCTGCCGCCCAATTCCAAACACCGCCATCGACCTCTGGCACTGCGACGCCTCCGGCATCTACTCCGGCTACACAAAAACCTCGCTCGGCCCACCACCCGGAGACCCGGAAGGCTCCCCCAACGATCCATCGCACAGCCATCCGCCCGGCCCACCGCCCGAGTTCGGCAAGCACGGAGGCGGACCACCCGCCACGCATCCCACCGACAAGCTCACCTTCTGCCGCGGCATCCAGCTCACCGGGCCCGATGGAGCCGTCTCCTTCCAGACCATCGTCCCCGGCTTCTATCAAGGCCGCACCAACCATATCCACTTCAAGGTGCGTCTCGGAGGGCACACCGCAACCCACACCTACGCCGCCGGACACACCTCTCACATCGGCCAGATCTTCTTCCCCGAAGAGCTTCTTCTACCCCTGATGGCTCAGCAGCCCTACGTCAGCCACCACATCCACCGCGTCACCCCCAGCGAGGATGGCATCTTCACCGGCCAGCACGGCAACAGCTCCATCGCCCATTTTGCCCCGGCCGCATCGCCCGCCCACTACCTCGCCGAGATCACCATCGCCGTCGACCCCACCGCAACCCCAAAGCCCGTAGACCGCCGCCCCGACCCACAAGGCCCCGGACATGACCCCGGTCCCGAGTAA
- a CDS encoding GMC oxidoreductase has protein sequence MSMHYDAIVIGTGAGGGTLALHLAQAGKTILILERGSFLPQEKLNWDTSAVFLDNRYHTKEVWQDKDGNDLHPQQAYFVGGQTKVYGAAMFRMRAEDFGVIHHRGGISPAWPISYADLEPFYTQAEELFHVHGDLGTAPPVPGGYGSSWDPTEPFHSKPYPYPALSNETRMASIEAAVRANGVNTFPIPLGLKRNEADPVASKCIRCDTCDGYPCLIHAKSDADINCIRQIMHLPNVTLITNARVTKLVTNSTGTAVASVEVDQLSSRSDFAAETYTADLFCLCAGAINSAVILLQSANDKHPTGLANSSDQVGRNFMYHQADALLALSTKRNEDSYTKTWGTNDFYLKDTDPAYPYPLGQVQPVGSFHHEMMKGDAPPLTPGFVLETMKQHAVPWWLTTEDLPAPENRVTICNATPSSIPSHQPGLAGPHGLDDTGRTNEGDTVQIAANHHIKLSYTPNNVESFDRLKDRWVHILKQAGHADTSVPLHAYFKKRIPLEGVGHQNGTCRMGHDPATSVLDANCKAHDLDNLYVVDAACFPSSSAVNPSLTIIANAIRIAHHLLTERLR, from the coding sequence ATGTCCATGCACTACGACGCGATCGTCATCGGAACCGGTGCAGGCGGCGGAACCCTCGCCCTGCATCTAGCCCAGGCCGGCAAGACCATCCTCATCCTCGAACGCGGCTCCTTCCTCCCGCAGGAGAAGCTCAACTGGGACACCTCCGCCGTCTTCCTCGACAACCGTTACCACACCAAAGAGGTCTGGCAGGACAAGGACGGCAACGACCTCCATCCCCAGCAGGCATACTTCGTCGGCGGCCAGACCAAGGTCTACGGAGCAGCCATGTTCCGCATGCGTGCCGAAGACTTCGGCGTCATCCACCACCGCGGCGGCATCTCCCCCGCCTGGCCCATCTCCTACGCCGATCTCGAACCCTTCTACACCCAGGCCGAAGAGCTCTTCCACGTCCACGGCGACCTCGGCACCGCACCACCCGTCCCCGGCGGCTACGGCAGTAGCTGGGACCCCACCGAGCCCTTCCACTCCAAGCCCTACCCCTACCCCGCTCTCTCGAACGAAACCCGCATGGCTTCCATCGAGGCCGCCGTTCGCGCCAACGGCGTCAACACCTTCCCCATCCCCCTCGGCCTAAAACGCAACGAAGCCGACCCCGTCGCCAGCAAGTGCATCCGCTGCGACACCTGCGACGGCTACCCCTGCCTCATCCACGCCAAATCCGACGCCGACATCAACTGCATCCGCCAGATCATGCACCTACCCAACGTCACCCTCATCACCAACGCGCGTGTAACCAAACTGGTCACAAACTCCACCGGAACCGCCGTCGCCAGCGTCGAAGTCGATCAGCTCTCCAGCCGCTCCGACTTCGCCGCCGAGACCTACACCGCCGACCTCTTCTGCCTCTGCGCCGGAGCCATCAACTCCGCCGTCATCCTCCTCCAGTCCGCTAACGACAAACACCCCACCGGCCTCGCCAACTCCTCCGACCAGGTCGGCCGCAACTTCATGTACCATCAGGCCGACGCTCTCCTCGCCCTCTCTACAAAACGTAACGAAGACAGTTACACAAAGACCTGGGGCACCAACGACTTCTACCTCAAGGACACCGACCCCGCCTATCCCTACCCCCTCGGGCAGGTCCAGCCCGTCGGCAGCTTCCACCACGAGATGATGAAGGGCGACGCCCCGCCGCTCACTCCCGGCTTCGTCCTCGAGACCATGAAGCAGCACGCCGTCCCCTGGTGGCTCACCACCGAAGACCTCCCCGCACCCGAGAACCGCGTCACCATCTGCAACGCCACGCCGAGCTCGATCCCCAGCCATCAGCCCGGCCTCGCCGGTCCCCACGGCCTCGACGACACCGGCCGCACCAACGAGGGCGACACCGTCCAGATCGCCGCCAACCACCACATCAAGCTCTCCTACACCCCCAACAACGTCGAAAGCTTCGACCGCCTTAAGGATCGCTGGGTCCATATCCTCAAGCAGGCCGGCCACGCCGACACCTCCGTCCCTCTCCACGCCTACTTCAAAAAGCGCATCCCCCTCGAAGGCGTAGGCCACCAGAACGGCACCTGTCGCATGGGTCATGACCCAGCCACCAGCGTCCTCGACGCCAACTGCAAGGCACACGACCTCGACAACCTCTACGTCGTCGACGCCGCCTGCTTCCCCTCCTCCAGCGCCGTCAACCCGTCCCTCACCATCATCGCCAACGCCATCCGCATCGCCCACCACCTCCTCACCGAACGCCTCCGCTAA